GAAGGCGGCAGCGCCCGCCGGTTTCTCGTGCGACATCGCTACGACGCCGAGCTGCATCACCTGACGATCAAGTCGCTCGAGGCCGACAACGAGGTCCGCATCGAGGTCAACCTCGACCTTGGGCACCACGCCGGTCCGCAGGCGGCGCAGGTCGACGCCTTCATGGGCCACCTGGGCGTGAGCTGGCGCGGCGAACTGCAGAAGGCACTCGAGGTGTGGTACTTCCCTGACTGCGAAGTCGTCTACTACGAGGCCGCCACTTCGTCTCGCGCCGTTCGGTGCGTGGAGTTCGAGGCGACGCGCAAGGACTCGCTGCCGGAGGCGCTGGCGACGTTGGAGCGCTTCGAACGCGCCACCGGGTTTGATGGCGCGTCCAGGACTCGCGAGTCGCTCCCGCAGATCCTGTTCCCCGATCTGGCGGCGCTCATCTCCTGACGGCTACCGTGGCCGCAGTCGTGGAATAATCCCGGCATGTCTTCAACCGTTCGTGCCCTTGCCTTTGTGTACCTGACGTTTGCCGCCCAGGCCGCCGCCGCCCAGCCGGGCGCGGTGCCTGCCGCCATCCGCACCGCGGCCGATGCCATTTCGGCCGAGCAGGTGGCATGGGACCTGGCGTTCCTGGCCTCCGACGAGTTACGTGGCCGCAATACGCCGTCGCCCGGCTTCGACATGGCCGCCGACTACATCACCGAGCGTCTGGCCCGCGCGGGTCTCAAGCCGGGCGGCGATGCGGGGGGCTTCCGGCAGCACTACGCGCTTCACGAGACGCGGGTCGATACCAATGGCGCGACCCTCGAGATCGCCGGACGCCGGTTCGCGCTTGGGCGCGACTTTGCCATGCAGTCGTTGGCCGCGCCGACGAGCGCCGAACTGCCGGTCGTGTATGTGGGCCACGGCTGGGTGATTCCCGGCCGCAAGATCGATCCGTACGCCGGCGTCGACGTGAAGGGCAAGCTCGTG
This genomic interval from Acidobacteriota bacterium contains the following:
- a CDS encoding CYTH domain-containing protein, which translates into the protein MTLRFKEIEHKFIVSDQFDLARFRQAVTALGPTRTSTVSVQDRYFLTEGGSARRFLVRHRYDAELHHLTIKSLEADNEVRIEVNLDLGHHAGPQAAQVDAFMGHLGVSWRGELQKALEVWYFPDCEVVYYEAATSSRAVRCVEFEATRKDSLPEALATLERFERATGFDGASRTRESLPQILFPDLAALIS